One genomic segment of Vibrio quintilis includes these proteins:
- a CDS encoding (2Fe-2S)-binding protein, which produces MSARFIRLDETDRKTVTLWINGQQSEALEGDTIMMAILCNESTLRKNEFGDHGRSGFCLMSACQDCWVWTESGQRIRSCSAYVEEGMKIVTQEPEAVWKVQES; this is translated from the coding sequence ATGAGTGCCAGATTTATCCGGCTGGATGAAACCGACAGGAAAACCGTCACCCTGTGGATCAATGGTCAGCAAAGTGAAGCGCTGGAAGGAGACACGATCATGATGGCGATCCTGTGCAACGAATCAACACTGAGAAAAAATGAATTCGGTGATCATGGCCGCTCCGGCTTTTGCCTGATGAGTGCCTGTCAGGATTGCTGGGTCTGGACTGAGTCTGGCCAGAGAATCCGATCCTGCTCTGCTTATGTCGAAGAAGGCATGAAAATAGTGACCCAAGAACCGGAGGCAGTATGGAAAGTCCAGGAATCGTAA
- a CDS encoding FAD/NAD(P)-dependent oxidoreductase, with product MESPGIVIIGAGPAGIRCAEILVKHGIRPVVIDEQPRSGGQIYKRQPQPFQRSYQKLYGSEYQKAQAVHQTFDQLQHDIDYYPETSVWAIHDKTLYAHQHANPVEIRFDFLILCTGATDRVLPVEGWEQAGTYSLGGAQIALKHQACAIGHQVAFTGTGPLLYLVAYQYLKAGATIAGVYDTSGFASRLKAMDKLLMKPYALWQGLKMIGALKRAKVPVHTGVTPEKITGEGEVTGLEVKLRNGQRRHVACDAVALGFHIKPETQLADLAGCEFSYDTQSQLWLPDVDQQGRTSVPHVFCAGDGCRILGADAAELSGKLVAFTVLEQTRSLNHQQKKQQSGLLARFRRMKRFGDGLLKAFPWPAHLIDQLSDKAVVCRCEMITKAEVKLSVREKEATEVNRSKSFSRVGMGRCQGRYCAHVNAHIIAKEHHHVPETGGRQRSQAPVKPIPVNVYTETSGETHP from the coding sequence ATGGAAAGTCCAGGAATCGTAATTATAGGGGCAGGGCCAGCCGGAATCCGGTGTGCAGAAATACTGGTTAAACATGGTATCAGACCGGTTGTTATTGATGAACAACCCCGCTCCGGTGGCCAGATTTATAAGCGCCAGCCTCAGCCTTTTCAACGTTCTTATCAAAAGCTTTATGGCAGTGAGTACCAAAAAGCACAAGCAGTGCATCAGACTTTCGACCAGTTGCAACACGATATCGACTATTATCCGGAAACCAGTGTCTGGGCGATTCACGATAAAACCCTTTATGCGCACCAACATGCCAACCCGGTTGAAATCCGTTTCGACTTCCTGATTTTATGCACCGGCGCGACAGACCGGGTACTGCCGGTTGAGGGTTGGGAACAGGCAGGTACCTATTCTCTCGGCGGCGCTCAGATTGCACTAAAACATCAGGCCTGCGCCATTGGCCATCAGGTTGCCTTTACCGGCACGGGTCCGCTGCTCTATCTCGTGGCTTATCAGTACCTCAAAGCCGGAGCAACCATTGCGGGTGTTTACGATACATCCGGCTTTGCTTCCCGGCTGAAAGCCATGGATAAACTGCTGATGAAACCCTATGCGTTATGGCAGGGGCTGAAGATGATTGGTGCCCTGAAACGGGCTAAGGTGCCGGTCCATACCGGCGTTACCCCGGAAAAAATCACCGGAGAAGGTGAAGTGACCGGGCTGGAAGTCAAACTGCGCAATGGTCAGCGCCGTCATGTGGCCTGCGATGCAGTCGCGCTTGGTTTTCATATCAAACCGGAAACACAGCTGGCCGATTTGGCCGGATGTGAATTCAGTTATGACACACAAAGTCAGCTGTGGCTTCCCGATGTTGATCAGCAGGGACGAACGTCTGTTCCCCATGTCTTTTGTGCCGGAGACGGATGCCGGATTCTCGGCGCGGATGCCGCAGAACTCTCAGGCAAACTTGTAGCCTTCACGGTACTGGAGCAAACCCGCAGTCTGAACCACCAGCAGAAAAAACAGCAATCAGGATTACTTGCCCGTTTCCGGCGAATGAAACGCTTCGGCGATGGATTACTCAAAGCCTTTCCGTGGCCGGCACACCTGATTGATCAGCTTAGTGATAAAGCCGTGGTCTGCCGCTGTGAAATGATCACAAAGGCCGAGGTCAAACTGAGCGTTCGCGAAAAAGAAGCCACGGAAGTCAACCGATCCAAGTCATTCAGCCGGGTCGGTATGGGACGCTGCCAGGGACGCTATTGTGCCCATGTGAATGCACACATTATTGCAAAAGAACATCATCACGTTCCCGAAACCGGCGGGCGCCAGCGCTCTCAGGCACCAGTGAAACCCATTCCGGTTAATGTATACACCGAAACATCCGGGGAAACTCACCCGTAA
- a CDS encoding NAD(P)/FAD-dependent oxidoreductase: protein MDRQSIPQFDVIVVGGGFMGASSAFFLAKRGLKVLLLERDRIGQYASGVNFGNVRRQGRHLQQLELANRSRRLWDQLPELIGEDLEFIPSGHMRICYKESQIEALESYANAPEARELGLEILTGDKLRQRFPYLGPEVVAGSYAPYDGHANPRLAAPAFARAAKRAGAVIMEQVEVRLIEKSSSGFSVLTKEGVEYRSQQLLISAGAWGEKLSAQMGEPVPLYARGPQMSVTEPLPYRFKTVIGISSSIEEEILYFRQIPRGNIIIGGCHRALPDMEKRTVQFEPKALIYQMQQLHRVVPQISNIHVIRSWSGIESYLPDSLPVMGPSSTTEGLYYAFGFCGHGFQLGPAVGDVMAELIATGSTDTLIEPFNIQRFTQKTLKRSA from the coding sequence ATGGACAGACAGTCAATACCGCAATTCGATGTCATCGTGGTTGGTGGCGGATTTATGGGTGCCTCAAGTGCTTTTTTTCTGGCGAAAAGAGGCCTGAAAGTTTTACTGCTGGAAAGAGATCGTATCGGACAATATGCCAGCGGGGTGAACTTCGGCAACGTCCGCCGTCAGGGGCGTCATCTTCAGCAGCTAGAACTGGCCAATCGTTCACGCCGTCTCTGGGATCAGCTCCCGGAGCTGATTGGTGAGGATCTGGAATTTATTCCCAGCGGCCATATGCGGATTTGTTATAAAGAATCTCAGATAGAAGCACTTGAAAGCTATGCAAACGCTCCGGAAGCCAGGGAACTGGGGCTGGAAATACTGACCGGGGATAAACTCCGTCAGCGCTTTCCTTATCTGGGGCCTGAAGTGGTTGCCGGATCTTACGCACCTTATGACGGACATGCCAATCCAAGGCTGGCTGCACCGGCTTTTGCCAGAGCAGCCAAACGGGCAGGTGCGGTCATCATGGAACAAGTGGAAGTCAGATTAATCGAAAAATCATCATCCGGCTTTAGTGTCCTGACCAAAGAAGGTGTAGAGTATCGCTCACAGCAGCTTCTGATATCTGCCGGTGCCTGGGGAGAAAAACTATCCGCTCAGATGGGCGAACCCGTTCCTTTGTATGCCAGAGGACCACAGATGAGCGTGACAGAACCCCTTCCCTACCGTTTCAAAACCGTCATTGGTATCTCTTCTTCTATCGAGGAAGAAATTCTCTACTTCCGGCAGATTCCCAGAGGCAACATCATTATTGGTGGCTGCCATCGTGCATTGCCGGATATGGAAAAACGCACAGTTCAGTTTGAGCCCAAAGCGTTAATTTACCAGATGCAGCAGTTACATCGTGTCGTCCCGCAAATCAGCAATATTCATGTCATTCGCAGCTGGAGCGGGATTGAAAGTTATCTTCCCGATTCGCTGCCGGTTATGGGGCCAAGTTCGACAACGGAAGGGCTTTATTATGCCTTTGGCTTCTGCGGACACGGGTTTCAGCTGGGTCCGGCAGTCGGCGACGTGATGGCAGAGCTGATCGCCACCGGTTCAACCGACACTCTGATTGAACCATTTAATATTCAAAGGTTTACCCAAAAAACATTAAAAAGAAGTGCGTAA
- the argE gene encoding acetylornithine deacetylase has protein sequence MDTKELLKRLIAFATVSSESNLELIDFVQSLLATKGIQSELVFNDDHTKAAMFASIGPAGQPGLLLSGHSDVVPVKGQNWQTDPFTGTEQDGKIYGRGSCDMKGFIASAIQIMLAFADKPLSRPVHLAISYDEELGCLGVKDLLLQLQHLKVEPYLCIVGEPTSMNIATGHKGKTSFRTHCCGDEAHSSQAPLHTNAIYLACDIIAHLRQLQTELITSGARDEAYNIPHSTVHVGTIEGGRSLNIVPGECQFVFEIRHLPGDDIDTHLEALFAQAETIVQQARQAHPTTSAAITFDCLTRYPGLDTPAEHPAVQQLSALSPAGTETLKVAFGSEGGLFAEYLSAPVVVCGPGSIDQAHKPNEFISLSQLQQCDDLLNKLVPEICFQPE, from the coding sequence ATGGACACCAAAGAACTCCTCAAACGTTTAATTGCTTTTGCAACCGTTTCATCCGAATCGAATCTGGAATTGATCGACTTCGTGCAAAGCCTGCTGGCAACGAAAGGGATTCAGTCAGAACTGGTCTTCAATGATGATCATACGAAAGCGGCGATGTTTGCCTCGATCGGCCCGGCAGGTCAACCCGGCCTCCTGCTTTCCGGACATTCTGACGTTGTCCCGGTCAAAGGACAAAACTGGCAAACCGACCCGTTTACCGGCACCGAACAAGACGGAAAAATCTATGGCCGCGGCAGTTGTGACATGAAAGGGTTTATCGCCAGTGCGATTCAGATCATGCTGGCATTTGCAGACAAGCCGCTCAGCCGCCCGGTTCACCTTGCGATCAGCTATGATGAAGAACTTGGCTGTCTGGGGGTAAAAGATCTGTTGCTCCAGCTGCAACATCTGAAGGTGGAACCTTATCTGTGTATTGTCGGCGAACCGACCAGCATGAACATCGCCACCGGACACAAGGGCAAAACCTCGTTCAGGACTCATTGCTGCGGCGATGAGGCTCACTCATCTCAGGCGCCGCTGCATACCAACGCCATCTATCTGGCCTGCGATATTATTGCCCATCTGCGGCAGCTGCAAACCGAACTGATAACATCCGGCGCCAGAGATGAAGCTTACAATATACCGCACTCCACCGTGCATGTCGGTACGATTGAGGGCGGACGATCCCTGAATATCGTGCCGGGAGAGTGTCAGTTTGTCTTCGAAATACGCCATCTGCCCGGCGATGATATTGACACACATCTGGAAGCCCTGTTTGCACAGGCAGAAACCATCGTGCAGCAGGCAAGGCAGGCGCATCCGACGACCAGTGCGGCAATTACATTTGATTGCCTGACCCGTTATCCGGGACTCGATACCCCGGCAGAACATCCCGCAGTACAGCAGTTGTCGGCACTTTCACCGGCAGGCACCGAAACCCTGAAAGTGGCGTTCGGTTCTGAAGGCGGACTATTCGCGGAATACTTATCTGCCCCGGTTGTGGTCTGTGGTCCCGGCTCAATCGATCAGGCCCACAAACCCAATGAATTTATCTCCCTGTCTCAATTACAACAGTGCGATGACTTATTAAATAAACTCGTACCCGAAATCTGCTTTCAACCGGAGTGA
- a CDS encoding NAD-dependent succinate-semialdehyde dehydrogenase — translation MINSSIQQQLNNPSLLTDQAYINGQWLLSDDDATIEVINPSTQEIIATVPDLTSAQITSSIELADLAWQDWKKTTATERAAMLMTWYQLMMDNQQDLGLIMTLEQGKPLAEATGEIAYAASFIKWFAEEARRVHGETLQNPSPDRRLITIKQPVGVCAAITPWNFPAAMITRKCAPAIAAGCPVIVKPADLTPLSALALGVLAEQAGIPAGIFNVITGDAARIGEVLTASPVVRKITFTGSTRVGSLLMAQSAPTIKRLSLELGGNAPFIVFEDADIQQAVEGVMTSKFRNAGQTCVCANRILVHDAVYDEFARALTQAVSQLKMGDGLEEGVTIGPLINTAAVEKVKRHIDDATSKGARIISGEVPDPQSQFVTPTILTEVTTDMLVAQEETFGPLAPLFRFSSDEEAIDIANSTPYGLGAYYYTQNLQRAWHVGEALEFGMVGLNSGVISMDAAPFGGIKLSGLGREGSGLGIEEYLEVKSWHMGGL, via the coding sequence ATGATTAATTCATCCATACAGCAACAATTAAACAATCCTTCCCTGTTAACCGATCAGGCATATATCAACGGTCAGTGGCTTTTATCTGATGACGATGCCACGATCGAGGTCATCAACCCGTCGACACAGGAAATCATTGCAACGGTTCCGGACCTGACCAGCGCACAAATAACGTCATCCATCGAACTGGCCGATCTGGCCTGGCAAGACTGGAAAAAAACCACAGCAACAGAACGTGCCGCAATGTTGATGACATGGTATCAGCTGATGATGGATAATCAGCAGGACCTGGGCCTGATCATGACGCTGGAGCAGGGAAAACCGCTGGCTGAAGCCACCGGAGAAATCGCCTATGCAGCCAGCTTTATCAAATGGTTTGCCGAAGAAGCCCGCCGGGTTCACGGCGAAACGCTGCAAAACCCGTCTCCGGATCGTCGATTAATCACCATCAAACAACCTGTGGGTGTCTGTGCGGCAATTACCCCGTGGAACTTTCCGGCAGCGATGATCACCAGAAAATGTGCCCCGGCGATTGCTGCGGGATGCCCGGTCATCGTCAAACCTGCCGATCTGACACCACTTTCTGCGCTGGCATTAGGTGTTTTGGCTGAGCAGGCGGGCATTCCTGCCGGTATCTTCAATGTGATTACCGGCGACGCGGCACGCATTGGTGAAGTACTGACAGCCAGTCCGGTGGTCAGAAAAATTACCTTTACCGGCTCGACCCGTGTCGGCAGCCTGTTGATGGCACAAAGTGCCCCGACCATTAAACGCCTGAGTCTGGAGCTCGGCGGCAACGCGCCATTTATCGTATTTGAAGATGCGGATATTCAGCAGGCGGTTGAAGGCGTGATGACCAGTAAGTTCCGTAATGCCGGGCAAACCTGTGTCTGTGCCAACCGGATATTAGTCCACGATGCGGTTTATGATGAATTTGCCCGGGCGTTAACTCAGGCGGTCAGCCAGCTGAAAATGGGCGATGGTCTGGAGGAAGGTGTCACCATTGGCCCGCTCATCAACACTGCTGCGGTTGAAAAAGTCAAACGCCATATTGATGATGCGACCAGCAAAGGCGCCCGGATTATCTCCGGCGAGGTGCCAGACCCGCAATCTCAGTTTGTGACACCGACCATCTTAACGGAAGTCACGACAGACATGCTGGTAGCCCAGGAAGAAACCTTCGGCCCGCTGGCGCCGCTTTTCCGGTTCAGCTCAGATGAAGAAGCGATCGATATCGCCAACAGCACCCCTTATGGCTTAGGCGCCTACTATTACACACAAAATCTTCAGCGGGCATGGCATGTGGGTGAAGCACTTGAATTTGGCATGGTTGGCCTGAATTCCGGTGTCATTTCCATGGATGCAGCCCCATTCGGTGGTATCAAACTCTCGGGTCTTGGCCGGGAGGGGTCCGGGCTGGGAATTGAAGAATATCTGGAAGTGAAATCATGGCATATGGGCGGACTGTAA
- a CDS encoding aspartate aminotransferase family protein gives MMNSDTPRSAGLLAEKQQHVPRGLVNAHPVVLDKAAGAELWDVDGNRYLDFVGGIGVLNIGHNHPAVTRAVQEQLTKVSHPCAQVTVYEPYLEVASKLNQLVGKGEHYKTVLLTSGAEAVENAVKIARGYTNRPAVISFKGGFHGRTLLGSTLTGMSEPYKQNFGPMAGEIYHATYPNAFRQVSVEDALNSIEEIFTTQVTPDRVAAIIVESVQGDGGFLSAPKSFLEQLRALTTKHGIVLILDEIQAGFGRTGKMFGYEHAGIQPDLVTTAKSLAGGFPLSAVVGKAAIMDGPKPGGLGGTYGGNAIACAAASAVIDLYTKDDSLLSLARQRGHFFEEGLNALKQEFHQIADVRGTGFMLAMELTGKDDIPEENAALTQALIDACREQGLLVIKCGTQRNVMRFLPPVNISEALLSEALGMLKEACKKVFV, from the coding sequence ATGATGAACTCAGATACTCCCCGCTCAGCCGGTTTGTTAGCTGAAAAACAACAACACGTTCCAAGAGGGCTGGTCAATGCACATCCGGTTGTGCTGGACAAAGCAGCCGGAGCTGAACTTTGGGACGTTGATGGCAACCGATATCTGGATTTTGTCGGCGGTATTGGTGTACTGAATATCGGTCATAATCATCCGGCAGTCACCCGGGCTGTACAGGAGCAGTTAACCAAAGTCTCTCACCCCTGCGCACAGGTCACTGTCTATGAACCTTATCTTGAGGTCGCCAGCAAACTGAATCAGCTGGTTGGAAAAGGCGAACATTACAAAACCGTGCTACTGACATCGGGTGCCGAAGCAGTAGAAAATGCGGTGAAAATTGCCCGCGGTTACACCAACCGCCCGGCCGTGATCTCATTTAAAGGTGGCTTTCATGGCAGAACACTGCTTGGCAGCACACTGACGGGAATGAGCGAACCATACAAGCAGAACTTTGGCCCGATGGCCGGAGAAATCTATCACGCCACTTATCCCAATGCATTCCGGCAGGTCAGTGTTGAGGATGCTCTCAATTCGATTGAAGAAATCTTCACCACTCAGGTCACACCTGATCGGGTGGCCGCCATTATTGTTGAATCCGTTCAGGGCGATGGTGGTTTTCTGTCAGCACCCAAGTCCTTCCTTGAACAGCTCAGAGCACTGACAACCAAACACGGTATCGTGTTAATTCTCGATGAAATTCAGGCCGGGTTCGGCCGGACTGGAAAAATGTTCGGCTATGAACACGCAGGGATTCAACCGGATTTGGTGACTACAGCAAAAAGTCTGGCCGGCGGATTCCCGCTTTCAGCAGTTGTCGGTAAAGCCGCGATCATGGATGGCCCGAAACCCGGCGGTTTAGGTGGTACTTATGGCGGAAATGCTATTGCCTGTGCAGCAGCATCTGCTGTGATTGATCTGTACACCAAAGATGATTCCCTTCTGTCGCTTGCCCGTCAGCGCGGCCACTTTTTTGAAGAAGGATTAAACGCACTGAAACAAGAGTTTCACCAAATTGCGGATGTACGCGGGACCGGGTTTATGCTGGCAATGGAACTCACCGGTAAAGACGATATACCGGAAGAAAATGCCGCACTGACACAGGCACTGATCGATGCATGTCGCGAACAGGGATTACTGGTGATTAAGTGTGGTACTCAAAGGAATGTCATGCGTTTCCTCCCGCCGGTTAACATCTCTGAAGCGCTTTTGAGTGAAGCACTGGGTATGCTCAAAGAAGCCTGCAAAAAAGTCTTTGTATAA
- a CDS encoding HAD family hydrolase, whose product MDITQYKTLVIDCDGVLINHFHGILTKLYELQQDLPQNISYQEFLIQSYLDHYYDLSDSLSQNGFCASHCFTFQALMQRYKLNQDWKRTFRFGRTIKHWPLYEDAYGALHYLKKFFRVLIRCDREPEDIPYLIENLGINQEDLIIRGSEESDLSTTLSSQGNEVGSTLLLTTPHLAKITAFPNTKVIRRYPVSSSDHGSAESLADLVIEHQNILRSTWH is encoded by the coding sequence ATGGACATAACGCAATATAAGACACTTGTGATTGATTGCGATGGAGTTTTAATCAACCATTTTCATGGTATTCTGACTAAATTATATGAATTGCAGCAGGATCTACCGCAGAATATTTCATATCAGGAATTTCTGATTCAGTCCTATCTGGATCATTACTACGACCTGTCAGATTCCTTGTCTCAGAATGGATTTTGCGCTTCTCACTGCTTTACATTTCAGGCGTTAATGCAACGTTATAAACTCAATCAGGACTGGAAAAGAACTTTCAGGTTTGGCCGGACAATCAAACACTGGCCACTCTATGAAGATGCTTACGGCGCACTCCATTATCTGAAAAAGTTTTTCCGCGTCTTGATCCGATGTGACAGAGAACCCGAAGACATCCCCTATCTGATTGAAAATCTCGGCATTAACCAAGAGGATTTAATTATCCGCGGCAGCGAAGAAAGTGACCTGAGTACGACGCTGAGCTCTCAGGGAAACGAGGTTGGCTCCACCTTGCTGCTCACAACACCTCACCTGGCAAAAATCACGGCTTTTCCCAATACAAAGGTGATCCGCAGATATCCGGTCTCTTCATCCGATCATGGATCTGCCGAGTCACTCGCCGATCTGGTCATTGAGCATCAAAACATTCTAAGGAGCACATGGCATTAA
- a CDS encoding Lrp/AsnC family transcriptional regulator, whose translation MMDSDLRLDRIDINILTQLQKNGRMTNVKLADAVGLSASPCLQRVKRLERSGFIQNYKAFLNLAKITEYVTVYTEVYINGHKREDFIKFENSMKKVDEVMECHLISGGYDYLVRFVTRNIAHYQEVIENLVDSNIGISKYFSYIVIKSPVMKEDMPLQSLLEHQPHAV comes from the coding sequence ATGATGGATTCAGATTTAAGGCTTGACCGTATCGATATCAATATATTGACTCAGCTGCAAAAAAATGGGCGAATGACAAATGTAAAACTGGCTGATGCTGTCGGTCTATCAGCCAGCCCGTGTCTGCAAAGAGTAAAAAGGCTGGAGCGCAGCGGCTTTATCCAAAACTACAAAGCTTTTCTCAACCTGGCAAAAATCACTGAATATGTCACTGTTTATACTGAAGTGTATATCAATGGCCATAAACGGGAAGACTTTATTAAGTTTGAAAACAGCATGAAGAAAGTGGACGAAGTCATGGAGTGCCACCTGATTAGCGGTGGTTATGACTATCTGGTGCGCTTTGTTACCCGCAATATCGCACATTATCAGGAAGTAATTGAGAATCTGGTTGACAGTAATATCGGGATTTCAAAATATTTCAGCTACATAGTGATTAAATCCCCGGTGATGAAAGAAGACATGCCATTGCAGTCATTGCTGGAACATCAGCCTCACGCGGTGTGA
- a CDS encoding glycosyltransferase family 2 protein: MINPPKYYDVPQFREVFHQGKKSDYCVAIFVINEGEKLHKQLARMQQADLKNVDVIISDGGSSDGSTDSEQLKALGVNTLLVKEEAGKLGSQMRIAFSWALEQGYKGVVVIDGNNKDSVENINDFVEKLEAGYDHIQGSRFIPGGQAVNTPFSRLAGLKLIHVPMMRYASGFKYTDTTNGFRAYSAKLLLSDDIALFRPEFTSYELHYYLAIEASRCGYRCIEIPVTRVYPKGKVPTKISPIKGNLKIIKTLYDVCSGSFSLKRGQDGN, from the coding sequence ATGATCAATCCACCAAAGTATTATGATGTACCTCAATTTCGGGAGGTGTTCCATCAGGGAAAAAAGAGTGATTATTGTGTTGCGATTTTTGTCATCAATGAAGGAGAAAAGCTCCATAAACAGCTTGCTCGTATGCAGCAGGCTGATTTAAAGAATGTTGATGTGATTATCTCTGATGGTGGCAGTAGCGATGGTTCGACCGACTCTGAGCAGTTAAAAGCCCTTGGTGTGAATACCCTGCTTGTGAAAGAAGAAGCCGGAAAACTGGGAAGTCAGATGCGAATTGCATTTTCCTGGGCTTTAGAACAAGGCTATAAAGGTGTGGTTGTCATTGATGGCAACAACAAAGATAGTGTTGAAAATATTAACGATTTTGTCGAAAAACTTGAAGCCGGATATGATCATATTCAGGGCTCCCGCTTTATTCCCGGCGGGCAAGCTGTCAACACACCGTTTTCGCGTCTGGCTGGCTTAAAACTCATTCATGTGCCTATGATGCGTTATGCTTCCGGATTTAAATATACCGATACAACCAATGGCTTCAGAGCCTATAGTGCAAAGCTGCTGTTATCTGATGATATTGCACTATTCAGACCAGAGTTTACCAGTTATGAGCTGCACTATTATCTGGCAATAGAGGCAAGCCGGTGTGGTTATCGATGTATCGAGATACCGGTAACCAGAGTTTATCCAAAAGGTAAAGTCCCTACTAAAATCAGCCCGATAAAAGGTAATCTTAAAATTATTAAAACATTATATGATGTTTGTTCTGGTTCGTTTTCTTTAAAGCGTGGTCAAGATGGAAATTAA
- a CDS encoding glycosyltransferase → MKSETFVSVVLVVNNQADTLINYLSELSPYLSEQYSDYEIVIIDQRSTDNIEDKLVQPLSQYQSIRHIRLSQIVTDDVALAAGIENAIGDFIVHLNIETDRCSMIEALVERGKSGSDIVICTTGKVTTFSYRFLRKWSNYLLRSIGYTLPENSTGSLCLSRRAVNAITETGRFYCKLHMKMANTGYSLQSFPCDDYVSNVHHKSVLNGIKETLHHMIFNSTKPLRWMSSLGVIGSLMAMIFSCYSLIIHFINDEVAPGWTTTILFMSFMFVLLFIMMSFFGEYIARLLNDRSDHKEYNVIYEKNSSVMLDENRSNVLFSSTNEKQNLSQTGRDR, encoded by the coding sequence ATGAAGAGTGAAACTTTTGTTTCGGTTGTTTTAGTTGTCAATAATCAGGCAGATACTTTGATCAATTATTTATCTGAATTAAGTCCGTATTTGAGTGAGCAGTATAGTGACTATGAGATAGTGATTATTGATCAGCGTTCAACTGACAACATTGAAGACAAACTGGTTCAGCCATTGTCTCAATATCAATCGATCAGACATATTCGCCTGTCTCAAATTGTGACGGATGATGTCGCCCTTGCTGCCGGAATTGAAAATGCAATCGGCGACTTTATTGTTCACCTCAATATTGAAACAGATCGTTGTTCAATGATTGAAGCTTTGGTTGAGCGGGGAAAGTCTGGCAGTGACATTGTTATTTGTACGACAGGTAAAGTGACGACTTTTTCGTACCGTTTTCTGAGAAAATGGTCTAATTATTTACTTCGCTCTATCGGTTATACACTCCCTGAAAACTCTACCGGTTCGCTGTGCTTAAGCCGCAGGGCTGTGAATGCGATTACAGAAACGGGACGTTTTTACTGTAAGCTTCATATGAAAATGGCAAATACAGGCTATTCTCTCCAGTCTTTTCCCTGTGATGATTATGTCAGTAATGTCCATCATAAAAGTGTTTTGAACGGGATTAAAGAAACGTTGCACCATATGATTTTTAATTCCACCAAGCCATTACGCTGGATGAGCTCTCTTGGTGTAATTGGTAGTTTAATGGCGATGATTTTTTCCTGTTATAGTTTGATTATTCATTTTATTAATGATGAGGTCGCTCCTGGCTGGACTACCACGATATTATTTATGTCATTCATGTTCGTTTTATTGTTTATCATGATGTCATTTTTTGGTGAATATATCGCCCGTTTGTTGAATGATCGGAGTGATCACAAAGAATACAATGTGATTTATGAGAAAAACAGTTCAGTGATGCTGGATGAAAACCGCAGTAATGTTTTATTTAGTTCAACCAATGAAAAGCAAAATTTGAGTCAGACGGGGCGGGACAGATGA